The following proteins are encoded in a genomic region of Oryza brachyantha chromosome 11, ObraRS2, whole genome shotgun sequence:
- the LOC102717935 gene encoding stem-specific protein TSJT1 — protein sequence MLAVFSGAVVEVPAELVAAGSRTPSPKTKASELVSRFLGAADPAVSVQLGELGHLAYSHANQSLLRPRSFAAKDDVFCLFEGVLDNLGRLSQQYGLSKGANEVLLVIEAYKTLRDRAPYPASFMLSQLTGSYAFVLFDKSTSSLLVASDPEGKVPLFWGITADGSVAFSNNIDLLKGSCGKSLAPFPQGCFYSNALGGLKCYENPKHKVTAVPAKEEEICGATFKVESTTILTALH from the exons ATGCTGGCTGTGTTCAGTGgcgcggtggtggaggtgcCGGCGGAGCTGGTGGCGGCCGGCAGCCGGACGCCGTCGCCCAAGACGAAGGCTTCGGAGCTGGTCAGCCGCTTCCTGGGCGCCGCCGACCCGGCCGTGTCCGTGCAGCTCGGCGAGCTCGGCCACCTCGCCTACTCGCACGCCAACCAGTCCCTCCTCCGCCCTAG ATCCTTCGCAGCAAAAGACGACGTGTTCTGCCTGTTTGAGGGAGTCCTGGACAACCTGGGCAGGCTGAGCCAGCAGTACGGGCTGTCCAAGGGCGCCAATGAGGTGCTTCTTGTGATCGAGGCGTACAAGACGCTGAGAGACAGAGCACCCTACCCTGCTAGCTTCATGCTCTCGCAGCTCACTGGCAGCTACGCCTTCGTGCTCTTCGACAAatccacctcctctctccttgtgGCATCT GATCCAGAAGGCAAGGTGCCCTTGTTCTGGGGGATTACTGCTGATGGATCTGTTGCCTTCTCTAACAACATTGACCTGCTTAAAGGATCGTGTGGCAAGTCACTTGCACCTTTCCCACAAG GTTGCTTCTACTCCAATGCCCTTGGAGGCTTGAAGTGCTATGAGAACCCAAAGCACAAGGTGACTGCTGTTCCTGCAAAGGAAGAGGAAATTTGCGGTGCAACCttcaag GTTGAAAGCACTACAATCCTCACGGCTCTGCACTAG
- the LOC102704750 gene encoding cation/calcium exchanger 5 codes for MAAAAAACASVRADPPGLLNYAAVHACLLRGDRRLSLPALALLLLLHFRVLAAAAGSHFSPAVSRLAARLRLSPSMAAVTLLALGNGAPDAFASAAALGGAGGMPRAGLAAILSAGAFVSAFVVGAVALIAAPFAVPPASFARDVFFYLLAASGLFYIYLSAEIYLWQAVGLVLFYVFFVGLVVYMDLDTEGKAVSAAELEMVNGGCRVVTDLPVTMEDHKQQHPTLCGILRKVTKVWEWPVAFVLKLTIPSTLPTEWNKFYVCANICLCPLLLLYSFSSFIPFDSRIVFLLPQSRFPLWSVVLFVSISLALSHLIFEKEAPITENIANTTISFVMSVFWISTMAGELLNCLAAIGVIMDFPPAILGMTVLAWGNSVGDLVADVALAKSGQPTIAIAGCFAGPMFNMLVGLGTALVIQTARVYPKAYVLEFHVGIVVAFVFLLLSLMGTLLVVTWTRFRVPRFWGYCLMGIYILFTLVSIAIASSSG; via the exons atggccgccgccgccgccgcgtgcgccTCCGTCCGCGCCGACCCGCCGGGCCTCCTCAACTACGCCGCCGTCCACGCCTGCCTGCTCCGCGGGGaccgccgcctctccctcccGGCGCtggcgctcctcctcctcctccacttccgcgtcctcgccgccgccgcgggctccCACTTCTCCCCCGCGGTCTCCCGCCTCGCGGCGCGCCTCCGACTCTCCCCGTCCATGGCCGCCGTCACGCTCCTCGCGCTCGGGAACGGCGCCCCCGACgcgttcgcctccgccgccgcgctcggcgGGGCCGGCGGGATGCCGCGGGCCGGCCTCGCCGCGATCCTCTCCGCGGGCGCCTTCGTCTCCGCGTTCGTCGTCGGGGCCGTCGCGCTCATCGCGGCCCCGTTCGCCGTCCCGCCCGCGTCGTTCGCGCGCGACGTCTTCTTCTACCTCCTCGCCGCGTCCGGCCTCTTCTACATCTACCTCAGCGCCGAGATATACCTGTGGCAGGCCGTCGGGCTCGTGCTCTTCTACGTGTTCTTCGTGGGCTTAGTGGTCTACATGGATTTGGATACTGAAGGAAAGGCGGTGAGCGCCGCCGAGTTGGAGATGGTGAATGGCGGTTGTCGCGTCGTGACGGACTTGCCGGTGACAATGGAGGATCACAAGCAACAACACCCTACATTGTGCGGCATACTCAGAAAG GTGACAAAAGTTTGGGAATGGCCTGTAGCATTTGTTCTGAAGCTCACAATACCATCGACTCTTCCTACTGAGTGGaacaaattttatgtttgtgcAAACATCTGCCTATGCCCTCTCTTACTCCTTTATTCCTTTAGTTCATTCATTCCATTTGATAGCCGAATAGTATTTCTTCTCCCTCAAAGTCGTTTCCCACTCTGGTCTGTTGTGCTTTTCGTGAGCATTTCTTTAGCTTTATCTCACTTAATTTTTGAGAAAGAAGCCCCAATAACGGAAAATATTGCAAATACCACCATCTCTTTTGTAATGAGTGTCTTCTGGATTTCAACCATGGCTGGAGAGCTCTTGAACTGTCTTGCAGCAATTGGAGTTATTATGGATTTCCCTCCAGCTATACTTGGAATGACAGTCTTGGCATGGGGGAATTCCGTGGGTGACTTGGTTGCTGATGTAGCATTAGCGAAGTCTGGCCAGCCAACTATAGCCATTGCCGGCTGCTTTGCTGGTCCAATGTTCAATATGCTGGTTGGACTGGGAACTGCACTTGTAATACAAACAGCCAGGGTGTATCCCAAAGCTTATGTACTTGAATTCCATGTTGGAATTGTTGTTGCATTTGTATTTCTTCTTTTGAGCCTGATGGGCACCCTGTTGGTGGTCACCTGGACTAGGTTTCGAGTTCCCAGGTTTTGGGGTTACTGCCTTATGGGTATTTACATCTTGTTTACATTGGTGAGTATTGCCATCGCGAGCTCTTCTGGATGA